One Rosa chinensis cultivar Old Blush chromosome 5, RchiOBHm-V2, whole genome shotgun sequence genomic region harbors:
- the LOC112166814 gene encoding polygalacturonase yields MANPRSHIFLSLLFFFINSYVSTAATYNVADLGAKPDGQTDSTKAFLSAWAEACASANPSVIYVPAGRFLLRNAVFSGPCKNIAITFRIAGTLVSPSDYRVIGNAGNWLLFEHVNGITISGGILDGQGTGLWDCKANGNSCPSGATTLGFSNSNNIVVSGLTSLNSQMFHIVINGCNNVKMQGVRVSASGNSPNTDGIHVQQSSGVTVLDSKIATGDDCVSIGPGTTNLWIENIACGPGHGISIGSLGKNQQEDGVQNVTVKTVTFTGTQNGVRIKSWGRPSTGFAKNILFQHAVMVDVQNPIIIDQNYCPGKKGCPGQVSGVQISDVTYQDIHGTSATEVAVKFDCSSKYPCNKITLNDVKLNYKNQAAEASCSHAGGTAEGTVQPTSCL; encoded by the exons atggcGAATCCCAGAAGCCACATTTTTCTCTCACTCCTCTTTTTCTTCATAAACTCCTATGTCTCCACTGCAGCTACTTACAACGTGGCCGATTTAGGAGCCAAACCAGACGGCCAGACCGACTCAACCAAAGCCTTCCTTTCTGCATGGGCCGAAGCTTGTGCCTCGGCCAATCCCTCGGTTATTTATGTCCCGGCCGGAAGGTTCTTGCTTCGCAATGCAGTCTTCAGCGGACCATGTAAAAACATAGCCATCACATTTCGCATTGCCGGCACACTCGTGTCCCCGTCGGATTACCGAGTCATAGGAAATGCCGGTAACTGGCTTTTGTTTGAGCATGTGAATGGGATTACAATCTCGGGTGGAATTCTTGATGGACAAGGCACTGGTCTGTGGGATTGCAAAGCCAACGGCAATAGTTGCCCCAGCGGAGCAACT ACGCTTGGGTTTTCCAACTCCAACAACATTGTCGTGAGCGGATTGACCTCCCTAAACAGCCAAATGTTTCACATAGTCATCAACGGCTGCAACAACGTGAAAATGCAAGGTGTTAGGGTTTCTGCCTCCGGTAACAGCCCAAACACCGACGGAATCCACGTCCAACAGTCCTCGGGCGTCACTGTTCTCGACTCTAAAATTGCAACCGGTGACGACTGTGTCTCAATTGGTCCTGGAACCACTAATTTGTGGATCGAAAACATTGCATGTGGACCAGGCCATGGTATCAG CATTGGAAGTCTAGGCAAGAACCAGCAGGAGGATGGTGTGCAAAATGTAACAGTGAAAACTGTTACATTTACTGGTACTCAAAATGGTGTGAGAATTAAATCATGGGGGAGACCTAGCACGGGCTTTGCCAAGAACATTCTTTTCCAACACGCTGTGATGGTCGATGTCCAAAATCCTATCATCATTGATCAAAATTACTGCCCTGGCAAGAAAGGTTGTCCTGGTCAG GTTTCGGGAGTTCAAATTAGCGATGTGACATATCAAGACATCCACGGGACATCAGCAACAGAAGTTGCGGTGAAATTCGACTGTAGTTCAAAGTATCCTTGTAACAAGATCACATTGAATGATGTGAAGCTCAATTACAAGAACCAAGCGGCCGAAGCTTCATGTAGCCATGCCGGTGGAACGGCTGAGGGTACGGTTCAGCCTACAAGTTGTCTGTAG
- the LOC112202866 gene encoding uncharacterized protein LOC112202866 → MAGVITKFVTASLFMWTVPVAILYGYNNNLIPGSSDLSPHTLTLLSGFLAVVSVNIVIAFYIYMAMKEPSDKHEPDPAFLAEAKASVNQSTADAGSSSQSSKKEE, encoded by the exons ATGGCCGGAGTAATAACAAAGTTCGTTACTGCATCATTGTTTATGTGGACAGTTCCTGTTGCAATATTGTATGGGTATAACAACAATTTGATTCCTG GTTCGAGCGACTTGTCTCCCCATACTCTCACTCTGTTGAGTGGATTCCTTGCTGTTGTTTCTGTCAATATAGTTATtgcattctatatatatatggcaatgAAGGAACCTTCGGATAAACATGAGCCTGATCCTGCATTTCTTGCTGAGGCCAAAGCCAGTGTAAACCAGTCTACAGCTGACGCTGGCAGCTCTTCCCAATCCTCCAAGAAAGAAGAGTAA
- the LOC112202867 gene encoding protein SUPPRESSOR OF FRI 4 isoform X1, with protein MGKKKKRVASKVWCYYCDREFDDEKILVQHQKAKHFKCHVCHKKLSTAGGMAIHVLQVHKENVTKVPNAKAGRESTDIEIYGMQGIPPDVLAAHYGEEEDDAPSKMAKVEIPSNQLVSSVVPGSLGTYPPQPPVGMRPIYNSSIPMPHNGWQVAPHPQPWYPQPLAVSVPPPSGMGYSQQPLFPVQPPLPSTTSPGLQSSHVTPPGLPASMHPVPVSQPLFPVVGVNNLPTQSSPFSAPMLSTNNPSNPLGSMDAHQGARTSIPNSYHASNIPGGNFNNSHSYASGPNTGGPSIGPPPVIANKAPQPATNEVYLVWDDEAMSMEERRMSLAKYQVHDETTQVSHTTSFTFTELDFSNQMGRLYVSAIQISWFTNSFLFINVFSV; from the exons atgggaaagaagaagaagagggtggCTTCGAAGGTGTGGTGTTACTACTGCGATAGGGAGTTTGACGACGAGAAGATATTGGTGCAGCACCAGAAAGCTAAGCACTTCAAGTGCCATGTCTGCCACAAGAAGCTTTCTACAGCTGGGGGTATGGCCATTCATGTCCTCCAGGTCCACAAAGAGAACGTCACCAA GGTTCCCAATGCAAAGGCTGGGAGGGAATCGACAGATATTGAAATATATGGGATGCAAGGAATCCCACCTGACGTCTTAGCTGCACATTATGGAGAGGAAG AAGACGATGCCCCGTCAAAAATGGCTAAAGTGGAAATCCCATCAAATCAGCTTGTTAGCAGTGTGGTGCCAGGTTCATTGGGGACATATCCTCCCCAGCCACCTGTTGGAATGCGGCCAAT ATACAATTCATCGATCCCAATGCCTCATAACGGTTGGCAAGTTGCACCTCATCCCCAGCCTTGGTATCCACAGCCTCTGGCAGTCTCTGTTCCTCCGCCTTCCGGAATGGGTTATTCACAACAGCCATTGTTTCCTGTGCAGCCACCTCTACCATCAACAACATCCCCTGGACTTCAATCTTCACATGTAACTCCACCTGGACTGCCTGCATCTATGCATCCTGTACCTGTATCACAACCTCTGTTTCCTGTTGTTGGTGTCAATAATTTACCAACTCAAAGTTCTCCATTTTCTGCTCCCATgctttcaacaaataatccatcAAACCCTCTAGGCTCGATGGATGCACATCAGGGCGCTAGAACTTCGATTCCAAATAGTTACCATGCTTCAAATATTCCAG GTGGGAACTTCAATAATTCACACTCTTATGCATCTGGTCCAAATACTGGTGGCCCATCAATCGGACCACCCCCTGTAATAGCAAACAAAGCTCCCCAACCAGCCACTAATGAGGTCTATTTAGTTTGGGATGATGAGGCTATGTCCATG GAGGAAAGAAGAATGTCCTTAGCGAAGTATCAGGTGCATGATGAAACTACCCAGGTAAGTCATACTACCTCTTTTACTTTTACGGAGTTGGATTTCTCTAACCAGATGGGTAGGCTTTATGTTTCGGCTATTCAGATTAGTTGGTTTACCAATTCTTTCCTGTTTATAAATGTATTTTCTGTATGA
- the LOC112202867 gene encoding protein SUPPRESSOR OF FRI 4 isoform X2 — protein sequence MGKKKKRVASKVWCYYCDREFDDEKILVQHQKAKHFKCHVCHKKLSTAGGMAIHVLQVHKENVTKVPNAKAGRESTDIEIYGMQGIPPDVLAAHYGEEEDDAPSKMAKVEIPSNQLVSSVVPGSLGTYPPQPPVGMRPIYNSSIPMPHNGWQVAPHPQPWYPQPLAVSVPPPSGMGYSQQPLFPVQPPLPSTTSPGLQSSHVTPPGLPASMHPVPVSQPLFPVVGVNNLPTQSSPFSAPMLSTNNPSNPLGSMDAHQGARTSIPNSYHASNIPGGNFNNSHSYASGPNTGGPSIGPPPVIANKAPQPATNEVYLVWDDEAMSMEERRMSLAKYQVHDETTQMSSIDAAIDRRILESRLAGRMAF from the exons atgggaaagaagaagaagagggtggCTTCGAAGGTGTGGTGTTACTACTGCGATAGGGAGTTTGACGACGAGAAGATATTGGTGCAGCACCAGAAAGCTAAGCACTTCAAGTGCCATGTCTGCCACAAGAAGCTTTCTACAGCTGGGGGTATGGCCATTCATGTCCTCCAGGTCCACAAAGAGAACGTCACCAA GGTTCCCAATGCAAAGGCTGGGAGGGAATCGACAGATATTGAAATATATGGGATGCAAGGAATCCCACCTGACGTCTTAGCTGCACATTATGGAGAGGAAG AAGACGATGCCCCGTCAAAAATGGCTAAAGTGGAAATCCCATCAAATCAGCTTGTTAGCAGTGTGGTGCCAGGTTCATTGGGGACATATCCTCCCCAGCCACCTGTTGGAATGCGGCCAAT ATACAATTCATCGATCCCAATGCCTCATAACGGTTGGCAAGTTGCACCTCATCCCCAGCCTTGGTATCCACAGCCTCTGGCAGTCTCTGTTCCTCCGCCTTCCGGAATGGGTTATTCACAACAGCCATTGTTTCCTGTGCAGCCACCTCTACCATCAACAACATCCCCTGGACTTCAATCTTCACATGTAACTCCACCTGGACTGCCTGCATCTATGCATCCTGTACCTGTATCACAACCTCTGTTTCCTGTTGTTGGTGTCAATAATTTACCAACTCAAAGTTCTCCATTTTCTGCTCCCATgctttcaacaaataatccatcAAACCCTCTAGGCTCGATGGATGCACATCAGGGCGCTAGAACTTCGATTCCAAATAGTTACCATGCTTCAAATATTCCAG GTGGGAACTTCAATAATTCACACTCTTATGCATCTGGTCCAAATACTGGTGGCCCATCAATCGGACCACCCCCTGTAATAGCAAACAAAGCTCCCCAACCAGCCACTAATGAGGTCTATTTAGTTTGGGATGATGAGGCTATGTCCATG GAGGAAAGAAGAATGTCCTTAGCGAAGTATCAGGTGCATGATGAAACTACCCAG ATGAGCTCAATTGATGCAGCCATAGACAGACGGATTTTGGAGAGCAGGCTTGCTGGTCGAATGGCATTTTAG